One Formosa sp. Hel3_A1_48 genomic window, CCTGAAAAGATATTTTGCCCTTGATATCGTTTGTGTTTTTTTGTGTATTGTAAACACTAGGTATTTGTTTTAAAAACGCATTTATACGTTTTTGAGAGGCCTCGGCTTGTTGAACTAGGGAGGTAACCCATCCTACAGAAGCTACGGGCCAGGTGAGCATGTTGACATAAATAATGAATTCAGCGATTGTCCCCAATTCTTTTATTTCTCCATTTATATATTGTTGTCCACCAATATAAATAACCAATAAATTACTTGTACCAATCAATAAAAGCATCAAAGGAAAAAAGAAAGCTTGAGTTTTTGTTAAATTCAGTTTTTTTTGGCGTTGATCGTTCGAAAGCTCTGCAAAATTTTGTTCAGTTTCGGTTTCTAAGGCATATGCTTTAGTTACGGATATACCACTAAAAATTTCCTGTGTTGTTGAGGTTAGTACAGATAGTTGCTCTTGTACAATGGTGCTTCTAGTATGTATGTACTTGCTTAAAAAATAGATCGAAAAAGAAAGAATCGGTAAGGGTATGACGGTGTAAAGAGTGAGTGTAGGGGCTTTGCTGTACATGTATATTAGTGCCACTACAAATAATGTAATCATATTGATGGTATACATAAGAGCCGGCCCTACATACATTCTTACTTTGCCAACATCTTCCGAAATTCGATTTATTAGGTCACCAGTTCTGTTTTGTTTGTAAAAGGGAAGGCACAAGCGCTGATAGTGTTCGTAAATTTCGTTTTTCAAATCAAATTCAATGTACCGAGATACATTGATTAGGGTCTGTCGCATTAGAAAAGTAAATACACCTGTGGCTATTGCTGCGCCCAAAATAAAGAGAATTTTGAGGCCAATAGCTTTTTTAAAGACTTGTTCTTCTATTGGATTTGATAATTGATTGGCTACAAGAGTAATTACGTCCCCAATAAGACGAGGTGTAAATAATGAAAATATCTTTGCACAAGCCACAATAAGGATTCCAAGTACAACTCTGTACTTGTATTTGATAAAATATTTATTAAGGTATTGTAATTCTTTCATAATGGAATACAACGCAAAGATACTTTTTAGATTTTAGAAGATATATCATAAAAAAACTAATTTTCAATTTTTTAAGAACAAAATAACATTATTTTTGCAAGGCAAGAATCAAAATATTGCGCTGTAATTAATTTAATTTTATAGAAGTCTAAGTTCTTTATATTATGCTAAACCGAAGACATATTCGTGCAAAAGTGATGCAAATTCTCTATGCGCAAACAAGTAATAATTCTGAAGAAACTCTTAATTCTGAGTTGCAGCAAAATTTTGAGAATATGTATAGCTTGCACTTACTCTTTTTATCACTTCTATTAAAACTTCGCCAACGTGCCGAGGACCGTCAAGAAAAGGCCAAACAAAAATTTCGACCGACACAAGAGGATGCCCATCCAAATATAAGATTTATTGAAAATGCATTATTGGTTCATTTGACTGAAAGTGAGTCTTTAGCATCCAAGCTGAAACTTTACAAAATGGACTGTTGGGAACACGATGGTGAATATGTAGAGTTGATTTTTCAGAAAATGATACAAAGTAAGTTGTATCAATCTTACATGAATTCTACAAAAAATACGTTCAACAAAGACAAGTTATTTATTGTTGATTTATTCAAAGAAATTATTGCGCCAAATGAAAAATTATATGATTATCTAGAAGATAAAAACTTGACTTGGATCGATGATTTACCAGTCGTGAATACCGCTTTAGTTAAGCTTTT contains:
- a CDS encoding ABC transporter ATP-binding protein, with amino-acid sequence MKELQYLNKYFIKYKYRVVLGILIVACAKIFSLFTPRLIGDVITLVANQLSNPIEEQVFKKAIGLKILFILGAAIATGVFTFLMRQTLINVSRYIEFDLKNEIYEHYQRLCLPFYKQNRTGDLINRISEDVGKVRMYVGPALMYTINMITLFVVALIYMYSKAPTLTLYTVIPLPILSFSIYFLSKYIHTRSTIVQEQLSVLTSTTQEIFSGISVTKAYALETETEQNFAELSNDQRQKKLNLTKTQAFFFPLMLLLIGTSNLLVIYIGGQQYINGEIKELGTIAEFIIYVNMLTWPVASVGWVTSLVQQAEASQKRINAFLKQIPSVYNTQKNTNDIKGKISFQEVYFTYQDTNITALKGISFTVDQGKTLAIIGKTGCGKTTVLELIGRMYNANSGQIKIDDIPIKDINLHSLRSSIGYVPQDPFLFSDTLNNNIKFGKNNASNQEVIDAAKNAVVHENIINFSKGYDTVLGERGITLSGGQKQRVSIARAFIKSPQILLLDDCLSAVDTETEEQILKNLEKITKNRTTIIVSHRISSAKNADHIIVLDEGEILQEGSHNQLISQDGYYKALYEQQLQDALS
- the nusB gene encoding transcription antitermination factor NusB → MLNRRHIRAKVMQILYAQTSNNSEETLNSELQQNFENMYSLHLLFLSLLLKLRQRAEDRQEKAKQKFRPTQEDAHPNIRFIENALLVHLTESESLASKLKLYKMDCWEHDGEYVELIFQKMIQSKLYQSYMNSTKNTFNKDKLFIVDLFKEIIAPNEKLYDYLEDKNLTWIDDLPVVNTALVKLFNKLKENSGDSYFTPLLFKDKDDEAFGTLLLSKTIANKSILNEEVIGNTKNWDKDRIASIDFVLLQMAICELKEFPSIPTKVTINEYIELAKDYSTPKSNVFINGVLDKIVRDYSEKKTLNKKGRGLM